From the Phoenix dactylifera cultivar Barhee BC4 chromosome 10, palm_55x_up_171113_PBpolish2nd_filt_p, whole genome shotgun sequence genome, one window contains:
- the LOC120112200 gene encoding UDP-glycosyltransferase 43-like, translating to RVWVPSFSSSPSNYFDSFCLGFGYRFLLCLRTPSTGKFWHPVDANLGEVLPEGFLERTGERGLVWPSWVPQKEILAHEAVGGFVTHCGWNSTLESLWFGVPMLGWPLYAEQHLNAFEMERMLGVAVQLKVDRRGGGYVGAEELERGVRCLMGDSEDGKKVRAKAEEIRLAIKNAIGKDGSSYNYLEQLAEDMSKGGASNKY from the coding sequence AGGGTTTGGGTTCCCTCTTTCTCATCGTCACCTAGTAATTATTTCGATAGTTTTTGTCTGGGATTTGGGTACCGGTTCTTGTTGTGTCTCCGGACACCTTCGACGGGGAAATTCTGGCACCCAGTCGATGCAAATTTGGGGGAAGTATTGCCGGAGGGTTTCTTGGAGAGGACCGGAGAAAGGGGATTGGTGTGGCCAAGTTGGGTGCCGCAGAAGGAGATATTAGCTCACGAGGCGGTCGGGGGATTCGTGACGCATTGCGGGTGGAACTCGACCCTGGAGAGCTTGTGGTTCGGGGTGCCGATGCTTGGATGGCCGCTGTATGCGGAGCAGCACCTGAATGCTTTTGAGATGGAGAGGATGCTTGGGGTGGCTGTGCAGCTCAAGGTGGACAGAAGGGGAGGGGGATACGTTGGGGCCGAGGAGTTGGAAAGGGGAGTTAGGTGTTTGATGGGGGACTCTGAGGACGGGAAGAAAGTGAGGGCGAAGGCTGAAGAGATCAGACTGGCAATCAAGAATGCCATAGGGAAAGATGGGTCGTCGTATAATTATTTGGAGCAACTAGCTGAGGACATGAGCAAAGGAGGGGCTTCAAACAAATATTAA
- the LOC120103944 gene encoding sister chromatid cohesion protein SCC2-like, with the protein MLSKQNIPFNIHGAPIILPTSYEDMVQKYQEFKRLFREDAMDYATCTANVKRKRPTPKSLRGGKAPWDKGEDDEDGEDDDDDCMGGPRRLDFRNQKEQW; encoded by the exons ATGCTATCTAAGCAAAATATTCCCTTCAACATCCATGGTGCTCCTATCATTTTGCCTACTTCCTATGAAGATATGGTTCAAAAATACCAG GAGTTCAAGAGGTTGTTTAGGGAAGATGCTATGGATTATGCTACGTGCACAGCTAATGTCAAGAGGAAACGACCTACTCCAAAAAGTTTGAGAGGTGGAAAAGCCCCATGGGATAAAGGTGAAGATGATGAGGATGGAGAAGATGATGACGATGACTGTATGGGAGGGCCACGAAGGCTCGATTTTAGAAACCAAAAAGAGCAATGGTAG